The proteins below are encoded in one region of Candidatus Cloacimonas sp.:
- the ribF gene encoding riboflavin biosynthesis protein RibF: MTKNSVLTIGTFDGLHLGHQKLLQRVREISKAEGLQSVVLSYKDHPAFVLRVHPLPKMLCPAVLKERELKNLGIERVELLNFTSELAKTPPLKFLQEYIIPQFQPKVIVMGYDSHFGHLRQGNYQFLCKHSGELGYRVEYVEPLLYEGKPISSSVIRNLLLQGQVEGADLLLGKPYRLLGTIGHSNSQGRKIGFPTANLNLLSPHQLIPKNGIYLSKVYWQGNVFFGLTNIGCSPTVKKTGIIEIETHILDFTGDLYGQYLELDLLRYLREEKMFHSIDELRVAIISDIITARLMLKEFA, encoded by the coding sequence ATGACAAAGAATTCGGTTTTAACCATTGGGACTTTTGACGGCTTGCATTTGGGGCATCAGAAATTGCTGCAACGGGTAAGAGAAATAAGCAAAGCGGAAGGTTTGCAAAGTGTTGTCCTCAGCTATAAAGACCATCCTGCTTTTGTGTTACGAGTTCATCCTTTGCCCAAAATGTTGTGTCCCGCAGTTCTCAAAGAAAGGGAACTGAAAAATTTGGGTATTGAAAGGGTGGAGTTGCTGAATTTTACTTCCGAACTGGCAAAGACGCCTCCCTTAAAATTTTTGCAGGAATACATCATTCCCCAATTTCAGCCCAAAGTAATTGTAATGGGTTATGATTCTCATTTCGGGCATTTGCGTCAGGGCAACTATCAGTTTCTCTGCAAGCATTCCGGGGAGCTTGGTTATCGGGTAGAATATGTGGAACCCCTGCTTTATGAAGGTAAACCAATCAGCAGCAGTGTTATCAGGAATTTATTGTTACAGGGGCAAGTGGAAGGAGCCGATCTTCTTTTAGGTAAACCTTACCGTTTATTAGGCACAATAGGACACAGTAATTCTCAGGGCAGGAAAATTGGCTTTCCCACTGCCAATTTGAATTTGCTAAGTCCTCATCAATTGATTCCCAAAAATGGAATCTACCTCTCTAAAGTGTATTGGCAGGGCAATGTATTTTTCGGGTTGACAAATATCGGTTGCAGTCCAACCGTGAAAAAAACGGGAATTATAGAAATAGAGACCCATATTCTTGATTTTACGGGTGATCTTTACGGTCAATATCTGGAGCTGGATTTGCTCCGTTATTTGAGAGAGGAAAAGATGTTTCACAGCATTGATGAATTGCGTGTTGCTATTATTAGCGATATTATTACGGCTCGCTTAATGCTGAAGGAGTTTGCCTAA
- a CDS encoding T9SS type A sorting domain-containing protein: MRNFLSHPSFIMRKRNFLSDFSCILLLMLPLFGYAVSPLQVVAGSGIKDTEDSKLYHFRYHNLEDAYHLSGPKTWAVRFNFQGAYPLSDSASFALNSFKIYSPYPNLEMRVSLWSEQYGGNNELNYFPGTIMPGGDWQTITLSENPAVITFPAVQNPLRIAWLVMDFTLPVSDKYLSASVGTGKNSFYYNTEVQGNEYWQSLFTAGFSCELRVSAIGDFNLSNTNLELLSFSLPENILPGSNVSPSVTVYNHSQYSFSDTLEVNFTNPSQELNQTLQIPLLNISPRDSLRVDSSESISFGRNPTQIKVTLAFKNHPGIILAARYYNIFQDTGSCHLVEYFRRYASGIDDLPQETSDVHHLLYFPNQSDELSNLSAVQRFNYYQFNSLPLTVIDGYKRFYMQVAANSEQVLTAISAAQQKRSFISRSNCSVSILDPETPENLLVNIELYNDRTSLFEWNSTSALNPKFYAGIFESNQFTGGEYFSLKKWLAFEIPFSGTLNIGDSVAVEIIINTTELDSLKSYRIYYWLQNPYNSGGTIYYAKWAELPLNLVVSNADEVLPQPVISIYPNPFRGKGMLNISSSFYPASYTVYNIKGQKVFSIGKSFKETAIPPEIFPASGIYFLRCETSNRGRVIHQTRKITVIK, encoded by the coding sequence ATGCGTAACTTTCTATCTCATCCTTCGTTTATTATGAGAAAGCGGAATTTCCTGTCTGATTTCAGCTGCATTTTATTGCTAATGTTACCGTTATTTGGCTATGCTGTTTCTCCTTTGCAGGTTGTTGCCGGCAGTGGGATTAAAGATACCGAAGACAGCAAGTTATATCACTTTCGCTACCATAATTTGGAAGATGCCTATCATCTATCGGGTCCAAAAACCTGGGCTGTGCGTTTCAATTTTCAGGGTGCATATCCTTTGTCTGATTCTGCTTCTTTCGCTTTAAATAGTTTTAAAATCTATTCTCCCTATCCCAATTTGGAAATGCGGGTTTCTTTATGGAGCGAACAATATGGCGGCAATAACGAATTAAACTATTTTCCAGGCACAATAATGCCGGGAGGGGACTGGCAAACAATAACTCTATCGGAAAACCCGGCTGTTATTACCTTTCCTGCTGTTCAAAATCCTTTGCGGATTGCCTGGTTAGTGATGGATTTTACTTTGCCTGTAAGTGATAAATATTTAAGTGCTTCGGTAGGAACCGGTAAGAACAGTTTTTATTACAATACTGAAGTGCAGGGCAATGAATATTGGCAAAGTTTATTTACTGCCGGTTTTAGTTGTGAATTACGGGTTAGTGCTATAGGCGATTTTAATTTAAGCAATACGAACCTGGAATTACTTAGTTTTTCTCTTCCGGAAAACATTTTGCCCGGTTCAAATGTTTCACCTTCCGTAACTGTTTACAATCACAGTCAATATTCCTTCAGCGACACTTTGGAAGTTAATTTCACCAATCCTTCACAGGAGCTTAATCAAACCCTGCAAATTCCTTTATTGAATATTAGTCCGCGGGATTCTCTTAGGGTGGATAGTTCTGAAAGCATTTCTTTCGGAAGAAATCCTACTCAGATAAAGGTAACTCTTGCCTTTAAAAATCATCCCGGGATAATTCTTGCGGCGCGTTATTACAATATTTTTCAGGATACAGGAAGCTGTCATCTGGTAGAATATTTCCGGCGTTATGCATCCGGGATAGATGATTTGCCTCAGGAGACATCTGATGTTCATCATTTGCTCTATTTTCCCAATCAGTCAGATGAGCTTTCCAATTTATCGGCGGTGCAAAGATTTAACTATTACCAGTTCAATTCGTTACCGCTAACCGTAATAGATGGTTATAAAAGGTTTTATATGCAGGTTGCAGCCAATTCGGAACAAGTGCTTACTGCCATTTCTGCAGCCCAGCAAAAGCGAAGTTTTATTTCCCGTAGCAATTGCAGCGTTAGTATTCTTGATCCTGAAACCCCGGAAAATTTACTGGTAAATATTGAACTCTATAACGATAGAACTTCTTTATTTGAATGGAATTCCACCTCTGCTCTCAACCCCAAATTTTATGCCGGGATTTTTGAAAGTAATCAATTTACCGGTGGTGAATATTTTTCCCTTAAAAAATGGCTTGCTTTTGAGATCCCTTTCAGTGGCACTCTGAATATTGGTGATAGTGTAGCAGTAGAAATTATTATCAATACTACGGAATTGGATTCGCTAAAATCCTATCGCATATATTACTGGCTGCAAAATCCTTATAACAGCGGGGGCACAATTTATTACGCTAAATGGGCAGAGCTTCCTTTGAATTTGGTAGTTTCCAATGCCGATGAAGTTCTTCCGCAACCCGTTATTTCCATCTATCCCAATCCTTTTAGGGGGAAAGGGATGTTAAATATATCATCTTCTTTCTATCCTGCCAGTTACACGGTTTACAACATCAAAGGGCAGAAGGTCTTCAGTATCGGTAAAAGCTTTAAAGAAACTGCAATCCCGCCTGAAATTTTCCCTGCTTCCGGCATCTATTTTTTGCGTTGTGAAACCTCAAACAGGGGCAGAGTAATTCATCAAACCCGAAAAATAACAGTTATAAAGTGA
- a CDS encoding HD domain-containing protein: protein MTEHISVAELYQKVNQEISGLYLVAEKELREGKNDLYLRLKLQDKTGTISANVWKDAARHSDEFDAGDIISVQGTVVNYKGQVQLSITKLRFADKSEYNLDDYLTRSKIEPEVLGDRFFEFVDKVRQPYLNKLLHLIFDDKEFFTKFLRAPAAKSWHHNYINGLIEHTVAVASLCEFASTLYPVDYDLLISGALLHDVAKVQEYANLGNIDFTDAGRLIGHLALSDQIACENASKIPGFPEELLLNLRHLILSHHGEYEKASVRLPQTLEAIVLHHCDNLDAQAKGVTQIIEAAPPFAVWTEYDKLNNRYYKIYRPV, encoded by the coding sequence ATGACAGAACATATTTCCGTAGCCGAATTATATCAAAAAGTTAATCAGGAAATCAGCGGCTTATATCTGGTAGCCGAAAAAGAACTCCGGGAAGGGAAAAACGACCTTTACTTGCGCCTTAAACTGCAAGATAAAACAGGAACCATCTCAGCTAATGTATGGAAGGACGCTGCCAGGCATTCCGATGAATTTGATGCCGGCGATATTATCAGCGTTCAAGGAACCGTTGTAAATTATAAAGGGCAGGTTCAGCTTTCCATTACTAAACTGCGTTTTGCCGATAAATCCGAATATAATTTGGATGATTACTTAACGCGGAGTAAAATTGAGCCGGAAGTTCTTGGCGACCGTTTTTTTGAATTTGTGGATAAAGTGCGGCAACCCTATCTGAACAAGCTGCTTCATCTTATTTTTGACGATAAGGAGTTCTTTACTAAATTCCTCCGGGCACCTGCAGCTAAAAGCTGGCATCACAATTATATCAATGGACTTATTGAACATACGGTTGCCGTTGCCTCGCTATGTGAATTTGCCTCTACTTTGTATCCTGTAGATTATGATTTACTCATCAGCGGAGCATTATTGCACGATGTAGCCAAAGTTCAGGAATATGCTAACTTGGGCAATATTGATTTTACGGATGCGGGACGCCTGATAGGGCATTTAGCGCTTTCCGATCAAATAGCGTGTGAAAATGCCTCTAAAATTCCAGGTTTCCCTGAAGAATTGTTGCTAAATTTGCGTCATTTGATTCTCTCTCATCATGGAGAATACGAAAAAGCGTCCGTCCGTTTACCGCAAACCCTGGAAGCGATTGTCCTTCACCATTGTGATAATCTGGATGCCCAAGCAAAAGGCGTAACCCAAATTATTGAAGCTGCCCCGCCTTTTGCGGTTTGGACAGAATATGACAAACTGAATAACCGCTACTATAAAATTTACAGACCAGTTTAG
- a CDS encoding MBL fold metallo-hydrolase has translation MFQTVIIASGSKGNCVLIQTEKTALLLDAGISMHRIMDCLASLKVEPAKIDGILVSHEHSDHIKSVGAISRKLKIPVYINRPTLFSCAARLGNVQDRIALFNTGSSFAIKDIVIEPFSSIHDAAESCNFVFYQDSEPKRKLGVATDLGYPTQLCLLKLTGVSTLILESNHDERMLMEGPYDWKLKQRIHGNQGHLSNMQAVGLISALVHPGLKNLILAHLSEINNLPSLAEQTMQEYLDSIRSDIKLFIAAQDRPTALIDI, from the coding sequence ATGTTTCAGACCGTTATTATTGCCAGTGGCAGTAAAGGTAATTGCGTTTTAATTCAAACCGAAAAGACCGCTCTGCTATTAGATGCCGGAATAAGTATGCACAGAATTATGGATTGTCTGGCATCATTAAAGGTAGAGCCGGCAAAAATAGACGGCATTCTCGTAAGCCATGAACATTCCGATCATATCAAAAGCGTAGGAGCCATTTCCCGCAAACTGAAAATACCCGTTTATATCAATAGACCTACTCTTTTTTCCTGTGCCGCGCGTTTGGGAAATGTGCAGGACAGAATAGCCCTTTTCAATACGGGTAGCAGTTTTGCGATTAAAGATATAGTTATAGAGCCGTTTTCTTCCATTCACGATGCTGCCGAGAGCTGTAATTTCGTTTTTTATCAGGATTCCGAACCCAAACGCAAATTGGGAGTGGCTACAGACCTGGGTTATCCTACTCAATTATGCCTTTTGAAATTAACCGGAGTAAGCACTTTAATTCTGGAAAGCAATCACGACGAAAGAATGCTGATGGAAGGTCCCTACGATTGGAAACTTAAACAGCGCATTCACGGAAATCAGGGTCATCTTTCCAATATGCAAGCAGTTGGCTTAATTTCTGCCCTGGTTCATCCCGGTTTAAAAAACCTTATTCTGGCACATCTAAGCGAGATAAATAATTTGCCTTCTTTAGCAGAACAGACAATGCAGGAATATCTGGATAGCATCCGCAGCGATATAAAACTGTTTATTGCCGCCCAAGATAGACCTACAGCCCTGATAGATATTTAA
- the priA gene encoding primosomal protein N': MEYYIIHLPLEIPRELVYCSPGEIREGARVIVNLSGRLWTGICGRKTVPETAKNISYKAVIEVLDTVPVLCQELMQLGYWMANYYHCSIGRALFAMLPSRLQPELEANVIWLAEEVPEQFLPLKKAIAGSDNANLKTLRKELSSYPLYKRIEEAEEQGLIKIERKLNHKDKPRTVNYIIRLQPPVAEDSLPLKQREAWEQIKEEENSFPMSNISSTISYSAVKALVKKGFIKIEPHRFDPESLSFEGLPQVKQIALNNAQLQAIADINNAFGTFNVNLLYGITGSGKTEVYMELIKRYLAADKTVIFLIPEIALTPQMVDRFQSNFGQILAIQHSQLTEKDRLIQWQKIKSGEKRIVIGARSAVFAPLPNLGLIIVDEEHEGTYKQENTPRYQGRDLAIKRAQLQNAQVILGSATPALESWHNALTGKYRLQKIENRPLDYCLPNVQVVNLCDEYDQSLISPLLLEAIDKRLQRKEQVILFQNRRGYSSFMQCLKCGKLITCQNCEISMSYHRDREEMQCHYCGNTIPSPRKCPHCGSYSFTYGAPGTQKIEQNLKILFPEAKILRMDSDSARKRDTYKSMYNRMKNREVDILLGTQMISKGLDFPLVTLVGIVMADISLNLPDFRAAERTFQLLTQVAGRSGRRDKIGEVIIQTYNPEHYSIVSASQQNYILFATEELGYRKKLYYPPYYRLARILFQSPNLELLKKEVANIHEAADKLHKQFPVPQLFLLGPAPAPFSKISSYYRYHLIFKAQTVTVLQEAIRQFNSAYNCPSHIRKQIDIDPNNLM, translated from the coding sequence ATGGAATATTATATCATTCATCTACCATTAGAAATACCGAGGGAACTGGTTTATTGTTCACCTGGGGAAATAAGGGAAGGAGCCAGAGTAATAGTAAATCTTTCAGGCCGTTTATGGACCGGTATATGCGGCAGAAAAACAGTGCCTGAAACCGCTAAAAACATTAGCTATAAAGCAGTTATAGAGGTTTTGGATACAGTTCCCGTGCTCTGCCAGGAATTGATGCAATTAGGTTACTGGATGGCTAACTACTATCATTGTTCAATTGGCAGGGCACTTTTTGCAATGTTACCTTCGCGTTTGCAACCTGAATTGGAAGCAAATGTAATTTGGCTGGCGGAGGAAGTTCCGGAACAGTTTCTTCCCTTAAAAAAGGCAATTGCCGGAAGTGATAATGCCAATCTGAAAACTTTACGCAAAGAGCTTTCTTCCTATCCTCTTTATAAAAGAATTGAAGAAGCGGAAGAGCAGGGTCTCATTAAAATTGAGCGCAAACTTAATCATAAGGATAAGCCCCGAACAGTTAATTATATCATTCGTTTGCAGCCCCCTGTGGCGGAAGATTCCCTTCCCTTAAAACAGCGGGAGGCATGGGAACAAATTAAAGAAGAAGAGAACTCTTTTCCAATGTCCAATATCAGTTCCACCATTTCTTACAGTGCAGTTAAGGCATTAGTAAAAAAGGGATTCATAAAAATTGAACCGCATCGTTTTGATCCCGAATCTCTTTCTTTTGAAGGTCTTCCGCAAGTGAAACAGATAGCGCTAAATAATGCTCAACTTCAAGCCATAGCAGATATTAACAATGCTTTCGGCACTTTTAATGTAAATCTGCTTTATGGCATCACCGGCAGCGGAAAAACGGAAGTGTATATGGAACTTATCAAACGCTATTTAGCTGCCGATAAAACCGTTATCTTTCTCATTCCGGAAATTGCTCTCACTCCGCAAATGGTGGATCGCTTTCAAAGTAATTTCGGACAAATACTGGCTATTCAGCATAGTCAGCTAACCGAAAAGGACCGTTTAATCCAGTGGCAGAAAATTAAAAGCGGAGAGAAGAGAATTGTAATTGGAGCCCGCAGTGCCGTTTTTGCCCCTTTACCGAATTTGGGTTTAATTATTGTAGATGAAGAACATGAGGGAACTTACAAACAGGAAAATACCCCTCGTTATCAAGGTAGGGATTTAGCCATTAAGAGAGCTCAGCTGCAAAATGCCCAAGTAATTTTAGGCAGCGCCACTCCCGCTTTGGAATCCTGGCATAATGCCTTAACGGGTAAGTATAGATTACAAAAAATAGAAAACCGTCCCCTGGATTATTGCCTGCCCAATGTGCAAGTAGTAAATTTATGCGATGAATATGACCAGAGCTTAATTTCTCCCCTCCTTTTAGAGGCAATAGATAAACGCCTGCAAAGGAAGGAGCAGGTTATTCTTTTTCAAAATCGCCGGGGTTATTCTTCCTTTATGCAATGCCTGAAATGTGGAAAACTGATAACCTGCCAGAATTGTGAAATCAGTATGAGTTATCATCGTGACCGTGAAGAAATGCAATGTCACTATTGCGGCAACACAATTCCCAGTCCTCGTAAATGTCCTCATTGCGGTTCCTATTCTTTCACCTATGGAGCTCCGGGAACTCAAAAAATAGAGCAGAACCTGAAAATCCTTTTCCCCGAAGCAAAAATCTTAAGGATGGATTCGGATTCGGCACGCAAAAGGGATACCTATAAATCAATGTATAATCGTATGAAAAACAGGGAAGTGGATATCTTACTGGGAACACAAATGATTTCCAAGGGTTTGGACTTTCCACTGGTTACCCTTGTGGGCATCGTGATGGCAGATATTTCGCTCAATTTGCCTGATTTCAGGGCTGCCGAAAGAACTTTTCAATTGCTTACTCAGGTTGCAGGACGCTCAGGGCGTAGAGACAAAATTGGAGAAGTGATTATTCAAACTTATAACCCGGAACATTATTCCATTGTTTCTGCCAGTCAACAAAATTATATTCTTTTTGCCACAGAGGAATTGGGCTACCGCAAAAAGCTTTACTATCCGCCCTATTACCGCTTAGCCAGAATTTTGTTTCAGAGTCCGAATCTGGAGCTGTTAAAAAAGGAAGTGGCCAATATTCACGAAGCAGCTGACAAATTACATAAACAATTTCCTGTGCCTCAATTGTTTCTATTAGGTCCTGCTCCGGCTCCTTTCAGCAAAATCAGCTCCTATTACCGCTACCATCTAATTTTTAAAGCCCAAACCGTAACCGTATTACAAGAGGCAATCAGGCAATTCAATTCTGCCTATAATTGCCCTTCCCATATTCGTAAACAGATAGATATTGACCCCAATAACTTAATGTAA
- a CDS encoding T9SS type A sorting domain-containing protein: protein MKRYWMIIFSLLLVLPLAAVIQETASLKHFLYGHEPNCAYDNWISHLAEGVVINGYNTYAPYDNQTNGFGDFVIPTTEQLTTWGNIVSLFLAASFDEAQAAIDAAGFPYQVVIFNDTDSGISYRMLREIPNAEFYDDNGTTDTYDDESGAFAYGWGLYLYNPAGSRPIIVTVPHPCDDFPTPAFAWEAFQIWDGQFLLINGAGREVKWTNSGTYTNSKSLSDPTRTANHPFNVCYKQFADQLRAVFSFREFSPQIHSYDWNFHPYYPNVQISAGYNRLCPNLPIRDLSSRKLDMINKGHHIMIPANTVGFHQEVTLNDFYGVNYGIYPFTFDDGENNYAVNNNIDLPAYSQNYQMLYTQSGTTDYDVYDPFLHAEMDELPNSYELTENTYKWFYGWNEALQRWNFDHLFDNFNLYYLRWIYDLNSVLDDMFAMDDGLTPPTPAGLAIQNQSLYSISLSWRPVDCYDFDTFEVLYATTPIGNDNYTVYDRNNNAVLASPNCETATISGLSYQNSYYFKIRAKDKNGNYSLLSNEVTTVPAPANIYSFMAHGLDNAVRLYWGVSGQTNNLGYKVYRKVSSQSDYILLDSYLSNPLLANTTATTYTFWDYNVTNGQNLDYMISCTNNNNQEFFYNYPVSAAVRPIHSLCLTNSTATLADTVYFAQNPYASDSQDTYYDVTKANPSGPNYVWAGFWEPYWSSSGTSLSREVKSGYDPALDLKTWTLRIYATQLNTPLYLTASNNFSRAEKLYLYDSGNGTWHNLFSGPYQFTVTNTGVRTMTLYWGNLQPKIVLNNQNNHLYQGGTNINFQWSAQNSFLIDHLDLYVKNETDSLFLTGNIPASQSSWSYNVPAVADMQNARFYVDCYAVDGFLQTFAATYTFGLIPRMILHYNESGWQTRSLIWPSLIPSVESIYGTGAVAFTPTNEGTWLENEDLIFGIAYWVNAPEINFFSATADICATELDSFPLEPGWNFIANPHYCRYPVHNLRFRIQTNQFLYSEMIAQNLVSRAVFVYRNGMFQAVDTIEPFEAFYIKYYGDQALNTYIDFYPYFEAPEITPPENFWQFQVTASSVDSDSNTFILGTNPIATDGYDFYLDLPAAPVKPFPSLKLYLTREAAEDTGFRDPLLSAEFQEPLAEAITQEKIWHFKLDCYSNSPVEFNLSEVNLPANYSVKIYLADQIYSYDYASSFTFVPPSPGTYSGIIKVSNRPDSAEDLTVAPVTRISIYPNPFNPSTTIAFSNITTREVELSLYNLKGQKVRDLFQGKLNSGEHKLIWDGKDNNGRTVSSGIYFAKIQAGSSTQIRKMLLMK from the coding sequence ATGAAAAGGTATTGGATGATAATATTTAGCTTGCTGCTGGTTTTACCTTTAGCAGCAGTAATTCAGGAAACCGCTTCCTTAAAGCATTTCCTATATGGGCACGAACCCAATTGCGCTTATGACAATTGGATTTCTCATTTGGCGGAAGGGGTGGTTATAAACGGCTATAATACTTATGCACCTTATGATAACCAGACCAACGGATTCGGGGATTTTGTAATTCCTACAACTGAACAGCTGACTACATGGGGTAATATTGTGAGCTTATTTTTAGCAGCTTCTTTTGATGAAGCCCAGGCAGCTATTGATGCAGCAGGTTTCCCCTATCAGGTAGTTATTTTTAACGATACAGATAGTGGCATCTCCTATAGAATGTTGCGCGAAATTCCCAATGCTGAATTTTATGATGATAATGGGACAACTGATACTTATGATGATGAAAGCGGTGCTTTTGCTTACGGTTGGGGTTTATATCTATACAATCCTGCGGGCAGCAGACCCATTATTGTAACCGTTCCTCATCCTTGTGATGATTTTCCTACTCCGGCTTTTGCTTGGGAAGCATTTCAAATTTGGGATGGGCAATTTTTACTGATCAATGGTGCAGGCAGAGAAGTTAAATGGACAAATTCAGGCACTTATACCAATTCCAAATCCCTATCTGATCCTACCCGCACAGCTAATCATCCTTTCAATGTTTGTTATAAGCAATTTGCCGATCAGCTTAGAGCGGTATTTAGTTTTAGGGAATTTTCCCCTCAAATTCATAGTTACGACTGGAATTTTCATCCCTATTATCCTAATGTTCAAATTTCAGCCGGTTATAATCGCCTCTGTCCTAATTTACCTATTAGAGACCTTTCCAGCCGTAAACTGGATATGATCAATAAAGGTCACCATATAATGATTCCGGCAAATACCGTAGGTTTTCATCAAGAGGTTACTCTTAACGATTTTTATGGAGTAAATTATGGTATATATCCTTTTACCTTTGATGACGGAGAAAATAACTACGCCGTAAATAACAATATTGATTTACCTGCCTATTCTCAAAACTATCAAATGCTATATACGCAAAGTGGAACTACTGACTATGATGTGTATGATCCTTTTTTACATGCAGAGATGGATGAATTACCCAATTCTTATGAATTAACCGAAAACACCTATAAATGGTTTTACGGCTGGAATGAAGCATTGCAGCGCTGGAATTTTGACCATCTTTTTGATAACTTCAATCTATACTATCTGCGTTGGATTTATGATCTGAATAGCGTTTTGGATGATATGTTCGCAATGGATGACGGTTTAACGCCTCCTACTCCTGCAGGTTTAGCTATTCAAAATCAATCTTTATATTCCATATCTTTAAGCTGGCGACCTGTTGATTGCTACGATTTTGATACTTTTGAAGTGCTCTATGCCACAACTCCTATCGGCAATGATAACTATACAGTTTATGATCGCAACAATAATGCAGTGCTGGCTTCTCCCAATTGTGAAACTGCTACAATTTCCGGCTTGAGCTATCAGAACAGCTATTACTTTAAAATTAGAGCTAAGGATAAAAACGGCAATTATTCGCTACTTTCCAATGAAGTTACTACTGTTCCTGCTCCAGCCAATATCTATTCTTTTATGGCTCACGGTTTGGATAATGCTGTGCGTCTTTATTGGGGTGTTTCAGGACAAACCAATAATCTGGGTTACAAGGTTTACCGGAAAGTTTCATCCCAATCGGATTATATTTTACTTGATTCCTATCTGTCTAATCCCCTATTAGCTAATACTACAGCTACCACCTACACTTTTTGGGATTACAATGTTACTAACGGTCAGAATTTGGATTATATGATTAGCTGCACAAATAACAATAATCAGGAATTTTTCTATAATTACCCTGTTTCGGCTGCAGTTAGACCTATCCATTCATTGTGCCTTACAAATTCCACAGCTACTTTGGCAGATACTGTTTATTTTGCTCAAAATCCTTATGCTTCCGATAGCCAGGATACTTATTACGATGTAACTAAAGCAAATCCTTCAGGACCAAATTATGTGTGGGCAGGTTTTTGGGAACCTTATTGGAGTTCCAGCGGAACATCTCTTTCCCGCGAAGTTAAAAGTGGCTATGATCCAGCTTTAGACCTTAAAACCTGGACGCTTAGAATTTATGCTACACAACTGAATACACCTCTATATTTAACTGCCTCCAATAATTTCAGCCGTGCCGAAAAACTTTATCTTTACGATTCCGGAAACGGAACCTGGCACAATCTATTCAGCGGACCGTATCAATTTACCGTTACCAATACGGGTGTGCGAACTATGACTTTGTATTGGGGAAACCTGCAACCCAAAATAGTTCTCAACAATCAGAACAACCATCTTTATCAAGGTGGCACCAATATAAACTTCCAGTGGAGCGCTCAAAACAGTTTTCTGATTGACCATCTGGATTTATATGTTAAAAATGAAACCGACAGCTTGTTTTTAACCGGAAATATACCTGCCAGTCAAAGCAGCTGGAGCTATAATGTTCCTGCTGTTGCAGATATGCAAAATGCCCGTTTTTATGTTGATTGTTATGCTGTGGATGGCTTTTTGCAGACCTTTGCGGCAACTTACACTTTTGGTCTTATACCGCGGATGATTTTACACTATAATGAATCCGGCTGGCAAACGCGCTCCCTTATTTGGCCATCTTTAATACCCTCGGTAGAAAGTATTTACGGCACCGGGGCAGTAGCTTTTACCCCTACCAATGAAGGAACCTGGCTGGAAAACGAAGACCTCATTTTTGGCATTGCCTATTGGGTTAACGCTCCGGAGATTAATTTCTTTTCTGCCACTGCCGATATTTGTGCTACGGAATTGGATTCCTTCCCTTTGGAACCAGGTTGGAATTTTATTGCCAATCCTCATTATTGCCGTTATCCTGTTCATAATTTAAGGTTTCGGATCCAGACCAATCAGTTCCTCTACAGTGAAATGATTGCTCAGAACCTTGTTTCCCGAGCCGTATTTGTTTATCGTAACGGAATGTTTCAGGCAGTAGATACCATTGAGCCCTTTGAGGCATTTTATATTAAATACTATGGCGACCAAGCCCTCAATACTTATATTGATTTTTACCCCTATTTTGAAGCACCGGAAATTACTCCTCCGGAAAATTTCTGGCAATTCCAGGTTACGGCTTCTTCCGTAGATAGCGATAGCAATACCTTCATTTTGGGCACCAATCCCATTGCTACTGATGGCTACGATTTTTATCTGGATTTACCTGCAGCGCCGGTAAAACCGTTTCCTTCCCTGAAATTATATTTAACCAGAGAAGCAGCAGAAGATACCGGTTTTCGTGATCCTCTGCTTTCTGCAGAATTTCAGGAACCCCTTGCCGAGGCAATTACTCAGGAGAAAATCTGGCACTTCAAACTTGACTGCTATTCTAATTCACCCGTAGAATTTAATCTTAGCGAGGTAAACCTGCCCGCAAATTACAGCGTAAAAATATACCTGGCAGACCAAATTTACAGTTATGACTATGCCTCCAGTTTTACTTTCGTACCTCCTTCTCCGGGAACTTATAGCGGCATAATTAAGGTCTCCAATAGACCCGATAGCGCAGAAGATTTAACTGTAGCTCCGGTTACCAGGATATCTATCTATCCCAATCCTTTCAATCCTTCCACTACCATTGCCTTCTCTAATATTACAACCAGAGAAGTGGAACTTTCTCTTTATAACCTGAAAGGACAAAAAGTCCGCGACCTCTTTCAGGGTAAACTAAACAGCGGAGAACACAAGCTAATTTGGGATGGAAAAGATAATAACGGTAGAACGGTAAGCAGCGGAATTTATTTCGCTAAAATCCAAGCGGGAAGTTCTACCCAAATCCGCAAAATGCTGTTAATGAAGTAA